Proteins encoded by one window of Anopheles maculipalpis chromosome 2RL, idAnoMacuDA_375_x, whole genome shotgun sequence:
- the LOC126558394 gene encoding zinc transporter ZIP13 homolog, producing MMNITNSFLDETFGYLYREMNQFVPEFIGTIGYIPWVYSLLGSALIGLSGILPMFIIPDVPKNGKESELSDPAESKTLKVLLSFAVGGLLGDVFLHLLPETWEHEVAAGPTADGHPSLRSGLWVLSGLLLFTIVEKIFSGYANVDEQNPQPKCVEIATCLLRRSGGKLPEGFVGCGGDGKGACDIEDVPNGCFLAGNSETSAARDESGHKKVAGYLNLLANSIDNFTHGLAVAGSFLVSLQHGLLATFAILLHEIPHEVGDFAILLRSGFSRWDAAKAQLLTAGAGLLGALVAIGGSGATTALEAKTSWIAPFTAGGFLHIALVTVLPDLLDESNPWESFKQLAALLLGIGLMAFMTIYLEH from the exons ATGATGAACATAACGAATAGCTTTCTGGACGAAACGTTTGGCTATCTGTACCGGGAGATGAATCAATTTGTGCCAGAGTTTATCGGTACGATCGGATACATTCCGTGGGTATACTCGCTGCTTGGATCGGCCCTGATCGGACTGTCCGGCATACTGCCGATGTTCATCATACCGGATGTGCCCAAAAATGGCAAAGAATCGGAGCTGAGTGATC CGGCCGAATCCAAAACACTCAAGGTACTGCTAAGCTTCGCCGTCGGGGGTTTGCTGGGCGATGTGTTTCTACATCTGCTGCCCGAAACCTGGGAACACGAGGTAGCCGCCGGTCCGACGGCCGATGGTCATCCATCGCTACGCAGCGGCCTGTGGGTACTTTCCGGCCTGCTACTCTTTACCATCGTGGAAAAGATATTTTCCGGCTATGCGAACGTTGACGAGCAGAACCCACAGCCAAAGTGTGTTGAGATTGCGACCTGCCTGTTACGGCGCAGCGGTGGTAAGCTGCCGGAAGGTTTCGTTGGCTGCGGTGGCGATGGTAAGGGTGCGTGCGATATCGAGGACGTACCGAACGGATGCTTCCTGGCGGGCAATAGTGAAACGAGTGCCGCACGCGATGAATCCGGCCACAAGAAGGTGGCAGGCTACCTAAATCTGTTGGCCAACTCGATCGATAACTTTACGCACGGTTTGGCTGTTGCTGGTTCGTTTTTGGTGTCGCTACAGCACGGTCTACTTGCAACGTTCGCCATTTTGT tgcACGAAATTCCTCACGAAGTTGGCGACTTTGCGATTCTGCTACGGTCCGGATTTAGCCGTTGGGATGCGGCCAAGGCTCAACTACTTACTGCTGGGGCCGGTTTACTTGGTGCGCTGGTCGCGATCGGTGGTAGTGGAGCAACGACTGCACTGGAAGCGAAAACCTCCTGGATCGCTCCGTTTACTGCCGGTGGGTTTCTGCACATTGCGCTCGTGACGGTGCTACCGGATCTGCTGGACGAATCGAATCCTTGGGAATCGTTCAAACAGTTGGCTGCTCTGCTGCTCGGTATTGGACTGATGGCGTTTATGACCATTTATCTGGAACACTAA
- the LOC126557813 gene encoding uncharacterized protein LOC126557813, producing MLCRSRVIVTGLLLVLFSHLGIAQEMSISEELETCSTLDRSLLEREFGDGADDFIGKITVLYNVAPPKPVQTPRVFSDRDPIFYNKIDYREQIKYYHNLYQMFQAQQEYRDEVRFLLSASLHRVPYELEHYNFDAFFSTVQTLAGEYNLTVYPNRLHANRTFELFGLREFQVYVIDRCSRVSYIIQPPWSLIQYAYVKAAVLSTFYDRPCGKCELENFLNSTLVESEKQSQAGEGSSLNDTKPYEDASEEFANQGEDEEDNDGVRAYSEEDDDDNDSGGDRAGSYNNNEDPFASLNVSGPELALPLRIILPVLHVHVPAENDTQATEHKLHPYIVLHSNNTEDHAVHPFLTPTQPDVTLQELPLPVASNSTPIVLSTVSEDGENLQQDKVRVGGTDWSVGELGMILNTSSVLYDPKQQRLFERLQRYNLTAGAQFDEVAEISVSNRFDAWNRRRSPPKADPSRNNKRSQIKKHYARLIPWLNWTFGRAIPPASRMRVKVSGSTD from the exons ATGTTGTGCCGATCGCGGGTGATCGTGACGGGACTGCTGCTGGTTTTGTTCTCCCACTTGGGAATAGCGCAGGAAATGAGCATCAGTGAGGAGCTGGAGACTTGCAGCACGCTAGACCGGTCCCTACTGGAGCGTGAGTTTGGTGATGGGGCGGATGATTTTATCGGGAAAATCACGGTCCTGTACAATGTCGCGCCACCGAAACCGGTGCAAACGCCACGCGTGTTTTCCGACCGTGATCCGATCTTCTACAACAAGATCGACTACCGGGAGCAGATAAAGTA TTATCATAATCTGTACCAGATGTTCCAAGCCCAGCAAGAGTACCGGGATGAGGTACGGTTTTTGCTAAGTGCTTCACTGCATCGTGTACCGTACGAACTGGAACATTACAACTTCGACGCCTTCTTCAGCACCGTCCAAACGCTAGCGGGCGAGTACAACCTTACCGTGTATCCGAATCGGTTGCACGCAAACCGCACGTTTGAACTGTTCGGACTGCGCGAGTTCCAGGTGTACGTCATCGATCGGTGTTCGCGGGTTTCGTACATCATACAGCCGCCCTGGAGCTTGATACAGTACGCGTACGTGAAGGCGGCCGTTTTATCAACGTTCTACGATCGACCGTGCGGTAAATGTGAG TTGGAAAATTTTCTCAACTCAACGCTGGTGGAAAGTGAGAAACAGTCACAAGCCGGCGAGGGAAGTTCCTTGAATGATACCAAGCCCTATGAAGATGCGTCGGAAGAGTTTGCTAACCAAGGCGAGGACGAAGAGGATAACGACGGGGTAAGAGCTTACAGTGAGGAAGATGACGACGATAATGATAGCGGAGGTGATAGGGCAGGCAGTTACAACAATAATGAAGATCCGTTTGCGTCCCTCAACGTCAGCGGACCAGAACTTGCGCTACCGCTACGTATCATACTGCCCGTACTGCATGTCCACGTGCCGGCTGAAAATGATACACAAGCGACCGAACACAAGCTCCACCCGTACATTGTACTACACTCAAACAACACCGAGGATCACGCGGTACATCCATTCCTGACACCAACCCAGCCCGACGTGACGCTCCAAGAGTTACCACTCCCAGTGGCGTCGAATTCCACCCCTATCGTTCTTAGTACGGTTAGTGAAGATGGAGAAAATCTTCAACAAGATAAAGTACGTGTTGGAGGTACAGATTGGTCAGTTGGTGAGTTGGGCATGATACTGAACACCAGCTCAGTACTGTACGATCCTAAACAACAGCGACTGTTTGAACGGCTGCAACGGTATAACCTCACGGCCGGCGCACAGTTTGACGAGGTGGCGGAGATATCTGTATCGAACCGGTTCGACGCATGGAACCGGCGACGATCGCCTCCGAAAGCAGATCCATCCCGCAACAATAAACGTTCACAGATAAAGAAACACTACGCACGGTTGATTCCATGGCTTAACTGGACGTTTGGTAGGGCTATACCACCGGCAAGCAGAATGAGGGTAAAGGTTTCCGGAAGCACTGATTAG